The Rattus rattus isolate New Zealand chromosome X, Rrattus_CSIRO_v1, whole genome shotgun sequence genome has a window encoding:
- the LOC116889109 gene encoding probable G-protein coupled receptor 83 produces MDAPTTDLPQEAFQSPGTMSYGDELTPEALSVPSGFDDLITSTTSQVLQAASNAASAVGHAGRNGMLSKMDKLADHMSNTGDLADTSGPLDLEIVSQDEQVQFWLVVGYTIVVFAAIIGNWVLNHIIMKYKRVHTATGLFVVNISVTNMMLALLSSPFTMVRYLCNSLVFGKMTCHLSRFAQYSCAYVTVMSMAAISLDRHRVMLYPLKARITPMQGNVCIIIIWIVSTCAALPHAVYQKLYQVEFGNTTEESACLPSFPYTSKSTWKYLDLGTFLLFFILPLLVLVAVYGHVAKKLWIHDAVDDINIHTYICQRGKKKQTLKMLMTVVLLYTISWLPLNLYLVLLSSESISSHNGLYFFLHWLAISSSCYNPYIYCWLSDSFRIEVQKVIMEIQKMLLDKISRLRGEHRRLSSVSHTQTPGSVDSNPGVPKFPRFKDFDELPSPPPSPAVEISFLHSVPRV; encoded by the exons CCTGGCACCATGAGCTATGGGGACGAGCTGACTCCAGAGGCTCTGAGTGTACCTAGTGGTTTTGATGACTTGATCACCTCTACCACCTCCCAGGTGCTTCAGGCCGCATCCAATGCTGCATCTGCGGTGGGACATGCTGGCCGCAATGGCATGTTGTCCAAGATGGATAAGTTAGCAGACCACATGTCAAACACGGGGGACCTGGCTGACACATCAGGTCCCCTAGATTTGGAAATTGTATCCCAGGATGAGCAGGTGCAATTCTGGTTAGTGGTAGGGTACACCATAGTGGTCTTTGCTGCCATCATAGGCAACTGGGTCTTAAACCACATCATTATGAAGTATAAGAGGGTACACACTGCCACCGGCCTCTTCGTTGTCAACATTTCTGTGACCAACATGATGCTCGCTCTTCTCAGCTCTCCTTTCACTATG GTGCGCTATCTGTGTAATTCCCTGGTGTTTGGAAAGATGACATGTCACCTCAGTCGCTTTGCCCAGTACTCATGTGCCTATGTAACTGTGATGAGCATGGCAGCTATTTCCCTGGATCGACATCGG GTGATGCTATATCCTCTGAAGGCCCGGATTACTCCCATGCAAGGCAATGtctgcatcatcatcatctggATTGTGAGCACTTGTGCTGCTTTGCCACATGCCGTTTACCAGAAGCTTTACCAAGTGGAATTTGG CaacacaacagaggaatctgcctgcctcccaagtttcCCATATACTTCTAAGTCCACATGGAAATACCTTGACCTGGGCACCTTTCTGCTGTTCTTCATCTTGCCTTTGCTGGTGCTGGTGGCTGTCTATGGTCATGTGGCCAAAAAGCTGTGGATCCATGATGCTGTTGATGACATCAATATCCACACTTACATCTGCCAGCGTGGGAAGAAGAAGCAGACCCTAAAGATGCTGATGACAGTGGTGCTTCTGTATACAATCAGCTGGCTCCCCCTCAACCTCTACCTGGTGCTCCTGTCCAGTGAATCCATCTCAAGCCACAATGGTCTCTACTTTTTCCTCCACTGGCTAGCAATTAGTAGCTCCTGCTACAACCCCTACATTTATTGCTGGCTCAGTGATAGTTTCCGTATTGAAGTTCAGAAAGTCATCATGGAAATCCAGAAGATGCTACTAGATAAAATCAGCCGCCTCAGGGGAGAGCATCGCCGACTGAGCTCTGTATCTCACACCCAAACCCCTGGCAGTGTGGATTCCAATCCAGGAGTGCCCAAATTCCCACGATTCAAAGATTTCGATGAGCTGCCcagtccccctccctccccagcagtgGAAATCTCCTTTCTCCATTCAGTGCCTAGAGTTTAA